The Streptomyces sp. NBC_00102 genome segment ACGGCCGAACGGACGGGCGGAGCAGCGCCCAAGGGGCCCACAGGGCCCGCCCGGGGGCAGTTCAGAAGGTCTGCAGGGTCACCAGGTCGATCCGGAGCGAGGCGCCCTCGCCCGAACCCTCGATCCGCACCCGCTGGCCCGGGCGGAGCAGCCGCAGGCCGCCCGCGTCGAAGGCGGCGGCGGTGAAGTCCACCGGGGTGCCGTCGTCGAGCAGCACACTGCCGCTGCGGGTCTCGGAGTCGTACGTGTACGCGGTCGCCTGCATGGGCCGCAGCCTATCGCCCGGTGGGAGCGGGGCCCGCTGACCGGGGGACGGCCCCCAGCCGCACGGTGTCGCGCAGTTCCGCCGTCCGCGGCCCCACGCCCAGGGTCAGCGCCACCCGCAGATCGTCCCCGGTGTCCACGTCCCGGCGGACCGAATCCAGTCCGGCGGCCGGCACCTCCCGCGCACCCGACGCGAGGTGGCGCTCGCGCGAGGGTCCGCCGAAAGCCGGCCGCAATTCCACTCCGGGTGCCGCCGAGAGAAATGTCGTTCCGATTCCCGCGGCATCCGAAAGGAATGCCCGGGGGAATCCGGATGAGAATTCGAGAACCTGCGACAATTCCGAGGCGCGCAGCGCGGGGAGATCCGCGTTGAGTGCCGCGACCGCGGCGGACGGCCGTACGGCGCGCACCAGACCCGCGCCGTACGCGAGCGCCGCGTTGAGACCCGCGGCCGGAAAGTCGGGTACGACACGGGCTCCCAGCGCCGCCAGGGAGTCCCCTGCCACCGTGTCGTCCGTGACGACCACCACATCCCGAACGTCCGGGCAGGAGAGCGCCGCCGCGACCGTGTCCTCGGCGAAGGCCAGGGCGAGTCGGGGCCGCAGTCCTTCGCCCAGCGCGTCCCGCAGCCTGCTCTTGGCGTACGCCAGTGGCTTCAACGGGACGACCAGGGACCAGCGGCCGACCGGGTCGGTGTTCGTGGCGATCTCCCCCTCGTGAACGGTGGCGGTGTCCCGGGACACCGCCAGGCCCCCATTCTGGCCCGTCGGGTACGACGGCCTGCAGGTCCGGTCCTGGGAGCGGGGCGTACGGTGTTCTCGACAGAGCAGGGGCCTGGGGCGGGACATGACCGTCCGTGGCCGAGCAGCAGGTCAGGTCCGAGAGAAACCCATGTGAAAGGGGTCCGAGTGTCCCGCCGCAGAATCGGCTTCTGGTACCGCCTGGCGGCGGTCATCGCCAAGCCGCCACTGTTGCTTCTCTTCAAGCGCGAGTGGCGGGGGATGGAGAACATTCCGGCCGACGGCGGGTTCATCACGGCCGTCAACCACAACTCCTACGTGGACCCGCTCTCGTACGGGCACTTCCAGTACAACACCGGCCGGGTGCCGAGGTTCCTGGCGAAAGCGGCCCTCTTCCGGGCCCCGTTCGTCGGCATGATGCTGCGCGGCACCGGCCAGATCCCCGTGTACCGCGAGACCACCGACGCGTTGAACGCCTTCCGCGCCGCCGTGGCCGCGATCGAGAACGGCGAGTGCGTCGCCTTCTACCCCGAGGGCACTCTCACCCGCGACCCCGACATGTGGCCGATGAACGGCAAGACCGGCGCCGCCCGCGTGGCCCTGATGACCCGGGCGCCCGTCGTCCCGGTCGCCCAGTGGGGCGCGAACCTCGCGATGCCGCCGTACGCCAAGGAGAACAAGTACCGGTTCTTCCCCCGGAAGACCCTCCAGGTACAGGCCGGACCCCCCGTCGACCTCAGCCGCTTCTACGACGCCGAGCCGACGCCCGAGGTACTGCGCCAGGTCACCGAGGTGATCATGGCCGCGATCACCGAGCAACTGGAGACCGTGCGCGGCGAGAAGGCTCCCGCCGAGCCGTACGACCACCGCAAGGCCCGCGCCGAGCAGCGCCGCGCGGCCGAAGAGAAGGGCTCCCAGTGACCGAACCGCGCAAAGTCGCCGTCTTCGGGGCGGGCTCCTGGGGCACCGCCTTCGCCGTGATCCTGGGCGACGCGGGCTGCGACGTCACCGTCTGGGCCCGCCGTGCCGAGGTCGCCGAGTCCATCAACACCACCCGGACCAACCCCGGCTACCTTCCCGGCGCCGAACTGCCCACGTCCGTCCGGGCCACCACCGATCCCGCCGAGGCGCTGCGCGGCGCCGAGTTCGCGGTGCTGGTGGTGCCCTCCCAGACGCTGCGCGCCAACCTCGCCGAGTGGGCCCCCCACCTGGAGCCGGACACCGTCCTCGTCTCGCTGATGAAGGGCGTCGAACTCGGTTCCGCCAAGCTGATGAGCGAGGTGATCGCGGACGTGACGAAGGTCTCCGCCGACCGCATCGCCGTCGTCACCGGCCCCAACCTCGCCGGGGAGATCGCCGCACGGCGTCCCGCCGCGGCCGTCGTGGCCTGCCGGGACGAGTCGGTGGCCCAGCGGCTCCAGGCCGTCTGCCACACCCCGTACTTCCGCCCGTACACCAACACCGACGTCGTCGGCTGCGAACTCGGCGGCGCCGTCAAGAACGTCATCGGTCTCGCGGTCGGCATCGCCGACGGCATGGGACTCGGCGACAACGCCAAGGGCTCGCTCATCACCCGCGGGCTCGCCGAGACCACCCGGCTGGGTCTCGCCATGGGCGCCGACCCGTTGACGTTCTCCGGACTCGCGGGCCTCGGGGACCTGGTGGCGACCTGCTCCTCGCCGCTCTCGCGCAACCACGGCTTCGGCACCAACCTCGGCCGGGGCATGACGCTCCAGGAAGCGATCGCCGCCACCAGCCAGACCGCGGAAGGCGTCAAGTCCTGCGAATCGGTGCTCGATCTGGCCCGCCGGCACGGAGTCGACATGCCGATCACGGAGACGGTCGTCGAGATCGTCCACGAGGGCAAGCCGCCCGCCGTCGCGGTCAAGGAACTGATGTCGCGGAGCGCCAAGCCCGAGCGGCGCTGACTCCGTCCGGTACCAGCAGGTACGCTCATCGCGATATGAGCAGCGAGAACCTCCCCCAGAGCCCTGAGCGTCCCGAGAGCCCTGAGCAGCAGCGCCGTAAGCCGCGTGTGGCTGTCGTGTTCGGCGGACGCAGCTCCGAACACGGCATCTCGGTCGTCACGGCCGGCGCCGTCATGAAGGCCATCGACCGGTCCGTCTACGACGTCCTGCCGATCGGCATCACCAAGGACGGCCGCTGGGCACTGACCGGTGACGACCCGGCCCGCATGGCCATCACCGACCGGCAGGTGCCCGACGTGGACGCGCTCGCCGAGTCGGAGAAGGGCGGCGTGGTTCTCTCCGTGGACCCGGGCAGCCGCGAAGTCGTCCTCAACGAGCCCGGATCGGTGCCCCGGGCGCTCGGCGAGGTGGACGTCGTCTTCCCCGTGCTGCACGGCCCGTACGGCGAGGACGGCACCCTCCAGGGCCTCCTGGAACTCTCCGGCGTCCCCTACGTCGGCGCGGGCGTCCTCGCCTCCGCCGTCGGCCAGGACAAGGAGTACATGAAGCGGGTCTTCATCTCCTTCGGGCTCCCCGTCGGCCCGTACCTGGTCGTCCGCCCCCGCGAATGGGAGAACGACCCCTCCGCCGCCCGCAAGAGGATCGTCGACTTCGCCGGCGAGCACGGCTGGCCGCTCTTCGTGAAGCCCGCGCGCGGCGGCTCGTCGGTGGGCATCAGCAAGGTCGACGACATCGGCGGCCTGGAGGCCGCGATCGAGGAGGCCCGCCGCCACGACCCGAAGTTCCTCGTCGAGTCGCTGCTGAGCGGACGCGAGATCGAGTGCGGGGTGCTGGAGTTCGAGGACGGCCCGCGCGCCAGCGTGCCGGCCGAGATCCCGCCGGTCACCGCGCACGACTTCTACGACTTCGAGGCCAAGTACATCGACGCGGCCGACGCCCTGGTGCCCGCCCCGCTCACCCCGGAGCAGACCGCCGAGGTCCAGCGGCTCGCCGTCGACGCCTTCGAGTCCGTCTCCTGCGAGGGCCTGGTGCGCGCCGACTTCTTCCTCACCGACGACGGCGAGTTCGTCATCAACGAGATCAACACCCTGCCCGGATTCACGCCCATCTCGATGTTCCCGAGGATGTGGCAGGAGAGCGGCGTCGGCTACCCGGAGCTGGTCGACCGGCTGATCCAGGCGGCCCTGACCCGTTCCACCGGCCTGCGCTGAGACCCGCCGCTCCCGCCGGCCGGCCGGACCCGCCGGCGGGAGCGCGGTTCGCGGGAGGGCGGACGGGGGTTCACCGGACGCTGCCGGGACTCCGGTTCAGAGACTGTCGGGCACCGTCTCGCGGACCGCCTTCGCGAACTCGGCGAGCGGGCTGGCGTCGTGGGCGAACTCCGTCCCCAACGTGACCTCGACGTACGCCTTGCGGTACGTCGTCGTGAACCGGGGCCCCTCGTCCGGGCGTTGCTCCAGCAGCCAGTTCACACCGTCCGCGTCGATCCCCTTGGACGCCGCGTCCGCCATGGCGGCGGGCCGGGGAACCCCGCAGCGAAGTACGATCGCCCCGTCCCCCCAGCCGGCGGTCAGCTCCGACTCCGGTGCGGGATCGTCGCGTTCCATCCCGGCCACGGTCTTCGGCAGCGCCTTGTCCAGCGCCGAACAGTACGGGACCGCGTCCCGGGACGGGGTGGGCACCGCGACCGAGGGCTGCGAGCCGCCGGAGCAGCCCGCCGCCAGCAGGAGTGCGGCGGCGGACGGCACGAGGAACGACGGGCGGAGCGACCGGAGGCGGGAAGACGTCACCGGACCAGCGTAGACGGGGGTCAGAGGTGGACTACGGGGCAGGTCAGGGTTCGCGTGATGCCTTCCACCTGCTGGACCCGGGCGACCACCATGCGGCCGATCTCGTCCACCGTCTCGGCCTGGGCACGCACGATCACGTCGTAGGGTCCGGTGACGTCCTCTGCCTGGATCACTCCCGGAAGTTTCGCGATGGTCTCGGCGACGATCGACGCCTTGCCCACCTCGGTCTGAATAAGGATGTACGCCTGTACCACGGAACCTCCAGGGCGGCCACGAGGATCATGTGGGGGAGAGGAACGCCACGTTATCGCGTCGCGGACGGGAGCGGGGAGACCCGGGGACCGGGAGACGTCCGTAGCGTGGCGTACGGGCGACACGAGCCGACGTGTCTTCCGACGTTACAGACAGCGGCGCCCGCCCGCGACCGCGGAGCGGCCCGGCCCGTGCGGGGGACGGGCGCCCCGCACGGAAGCGGCCCCGGGGAGGGCCGCGGCCGGTGCGCGGACACGTCCCAGCAGCCCGCACCGGACGCCGGTGCGACGAACGAGAGGTGACACCCGGTGAAGGGAACCGTGGGTGAGTTGGGGGAGTTCGGGCTCATCAGAGAGCTCACCGCCCGCCTCACCACCACTCCGGCGGTACGGCTGGGGCCCGGCGACGACGCCGCGGTCGTGGCGGCCCCGGACCGCAGGGTCGTGGCCAGTACCGACGTACTGATCGAAGGACGCCACTTCCGCCGCGACTGGTCGACCGCGTACGACGTCGGGCGCAAGGCCGCGGCGCAGAACCTCGCCGACATCGCGGCGATGGGCGCCGTGCCGACCGCGCTGCTCCTCGGCCTCGTCGTACCGGCGAGCCTCCCGGTGACCTGGGCGACCGAACTCATGGACGGGCTCCGCGACGAGTGCCAGGTCGCCGGAGCCGCCGTGGTCGGCGGCGACGTGGTCGGCGGGGACACCATCACCGTCGCGATCACCGCGCTCGGCGATCTCCGCAACCACGAACCGGTCACCCGGTCCGGTGCCCGCCCGGGCGACGTCGTCGCCGTCACCGGCTGGCTCGGCTGGTCCGCCGCCGGATTCGCCGTACTCTCCCGGGGATTCCGCTCGCCCCGCGCCTTCGTCGAGGCCCACCGGCGCCCCGAACCGCCCTACCACGCGGGCCCCGCGGCGGCCGGGCTCGGCGCCACCGCGATGACCGACGTCAGCGACGGACTCGTCGCCGACCTCGGGCACATCGCCGAGGCCAGCAAGGTCCGTATCGACCTGCGCTCCGGACTCATCGACATCCCGTCCCAGATGTCGGACATCGGGCAGGCGGTCGGCGTCGACCCGCTCCAGTGGGTGCTCACCGGCGGAGAGGACCACGCGATCGTGGCGACCTTCCCGCCCGACGTGAAACTGCCCGCCCGCTGGAAGGTGATCGGCGAGGTCCTCAACCCGTCGGCCCTGCCCCAGGTCACCGTCGACGGCGCGCCCTGGACCAGCAGGGGAGGCTGGGACCACTTCGGCGAGGCCGAGGACACCCCGTGAGCCGGTGTCCGGCCGGTGGACCGGCGACCCGTCGGACCACCGGTCCCCAGTAAATTTGCGGGCATGCCGATAACTGCCGCCGTGCCTCCCCGTGTCCTCACCGTCGCCGGATCGGACTCCGGCGGCGGTGCCGGCATCCAGGCCGACCTCAAGACGATGCTGGCGCTCGGCGTGCACGGAATGAGCGTGCTCACCGCCGTGACCGCCCAGAACTCCCTCGGCGTGCAGGGCGCCTGGGAGTTGCCGGCCGAGGCGGTTCGCGCCCAGTACCGCAGCGTCGTCGACGACATCGGCGTCCAGGCGGTGAAGACGGGCATGCTCTCGTCCGCCGCCCTGGTCGAGACGGTCGCCGGACTCCTCGCGGGCACCCGTGCCCCGATCGTCGTCGACCCGGTGGGCGTCTCCAAGCACGGGGACGCGCTGCTCGCCGTCGAGGCCCTGGAAAACGTACGGACCAAACTCCTGCCGCTGGCCACGGTCGCCACCCCGAACCTCGACGAAGTGGCGCAGCTCACGGGCGTGGAGGTGGCCGAGGAGCCTGACATGCGGCGTGCGGCCGCCGCCGTACTCGCCTTCGGCCCCCGCTGGGTGGTGATCAAGGGCGGCCATCTCCCCGGTGAGGCCGTCGACCTGCTCACCGACGGGGACCAGGAACACTGGCTGCGCGCCCCGCGCCACGACAACCGGCACACCCACGGCACCGGCTGCACCCTCGCCTCGGCCATCGCCTGCGGCCTGGCGCGCGGCCAGAACGTGCCCACGGCGGTACGGAACGCGAAGACCTACGTCACCGGGGCGATCGAGGCCGGCTACGCGCTCGGCTCCGGGATCGGCCCGGTCGACCACGGCTGGCGGAGCCGCCGGGCCTGAGGCCGCGGGGGAGGCCCCGGCCCGTCAGGACGCATCCGTCAGGACCGGGGCCTCCCCCCGCGTGGGCACAGCAAAAAGCCGGTCCACCGAGGTGGACCGGCTTTTTGGGCAACCGGAAGGCTGCGCTACGACGGGAACGTCAGCGCGCGACCTTGCCGGCCTTGATGCACGAGGTGCAGACGTTGAGCCGCTTCGGCGTCCGACCGACCACGGCACGCACGCGCTGGATGTTGGGATTCCAGCGACGAGACGTACGGCGGTGCGAGTGCGAAATGTTGTTGCCGAAGCCCGGCCCCTTGCCGCAGACGTCGCAGTTGGCAGCCACGGGTCACTCCAAAGACTTCAGATGCACTTACAGTGAATTCCGGCGCGCCGGAATCAGCGAACTGAAGTGACGGCACCGGAGGAATGGCCCGACTTTCATCGGGCAACCGAAACACCATACAACGGCTGCGTCGGTACAACGAAACTACCATGGTTCGGCCGTCCGCCCTCCCGCCCCCCGCTCCGGGCCACTCCCCGGCTGCCCGGGGTTAACCTGCGGAGCAGCCCGCCGTACACGGCCGCTTCAAGGAGGACCCAGGTGCCGCAGCCCCCCGACGTTTTCGACGCCGTCGCGGTACGCACCTGGTGCTCCCTGGCCCTCGAAGCCCTGGGCCGGGAGCGCGCCGCGATCGACGCGATCAACGTCTACCCGGTCCCCGACGGGGACACCGGAACCAACCTCTTCCTCACCGTGGAGTCCGCGCGGGCCGCCGTCGAGACCGTCTTCGCGGCCCACGCCCGCGTGGACGCGGGACCCGGTTCCGCGGGACCGGCCGCCGCCGACGCGGTACGCGCCATGGCCCACGGGGCGCTCATCGGGGCGCGGGGCAACTCCGGCACCATCCTCGCCCAACTCCTGCGCGGGATGGCGTCCGTGCTCGCGGACGGCGGGGACGCGGACCACCTGGCCCGGGCGCTGGACCACGCCGCCACCGCCGCCCGCCGGGCCGTCGCCCACCCCGTCGAGGGCACCGTCCTCACCGTCGCCACCGCCGCCGCGCGGGCCGCCGGGGCGGCCGGTGCGGCGAGCTCCCTGGCGGCCGTCGCGCGGGCGGCCCACGCGGGCGCCGCCGAGGCGCTGGAGGAGACCCCCGCCCGGCTGCCGGTGCTCGGCCGCGCCGGAGTCGTGGACGCCGGCGGCCAGGGCCTGGTGACCGTGCTGGGGGCGCTGGTGGAGACGGTGACCGGGCAGGCGCCCGTACACGTACCCCGGCAGGCGCCCGAACCGCTCGCCGTACCGGACGGGGGCGCCCCCGCGCACGCGGGCGAGTGCTGCGACCCGGACGAGCGCGGGGGCGGAACCGCGCCCGGCGACGGGCCCGCCTTCGAGGTCATCTACCTGCTGGAGGCCGAGGAAGCCGCGGTGGACCTGCTCCGTGAACGGCTCGACGCCCTCGGCGACTCCCTCGTCGTGGTCGGCGGCGACGGACTCTGGAACGTCCACGTACACGTCGACGACGCGGGCGCCGCCGTGGAGGCCGGCGTGGAGGCCGGACGCCCGCACCGTATCCGCGTCACCCACTTCGGCGCCGCGCGCGCCGCCCCGCGCGCGGAACCCGCCCCGCGCTCCGTCGTCCTGGTCGTGCCCGGCGAGGAACTCCGGGGACTCTGCGAGGAGGCCGGCGCCGTCACCGTCCTCGCGCGCCCCGGCGAGCAGCCCGCCAGCGGCGAACTCGTCGACGCCGTACGCCGGGCCAACGCCCGCGAGGTCGTGCTGCTCCCCAACGACGCGACCCTGCGCCACGTCGCGGCCGTCGCCGCCGAGCAGGTCAGGGCCGACGGCATCCGGGTCGCCGTCGTCCCCACGCGCGCCGTCGTCCAGGGCATCGCCGCCCTGGCCGTGCACGAGCCCGGCCGCAGTTTCGACGAGGACGTCGTCGCCATGACCGCGGCCGCCGGAGCCACCCGCTACGCCGAACTCGCCGTCGCCGAACGGCAGTCATGGACCACGGCCGGCATCTGCCAGGCCGGTGACATCCTCGGCCTGATCGACGGGGACGTGGCCGTCATCGGCGCGGACGTCCCCGGCACCGCCCGTACCGTCCTCGACCGGATGCTCGCGGCCGGCGGGGAACTGGTCACCCTCGTCCTCGGCGAACACGCACCGGACACCCTCGGCGACACGCTGGAGGCGTACGTGCGCGAGGGGCACCTGGCCGTGGACACCACGGTCTACCGGGGCGGACACCCGGGAACCCCGCTGCTGATCGGCGTCGAGTAGCCGCACGCCAGGGCGGCAGCGCCCCGCCCAGGGTGCGGCCGGAGCCCCCGCGCGGACACGCCCCGGGCACTCCGGGCCGACGACTGTCGGTGGCGTGGTGTGCAATGGAACCCGTGTCCGCGCTCGATGAACCCCTCAAGAAGCTGCTCGGCGGAGCCACCGCGAAGGTGATGGCCGAACACCTCGGCCTGCACACCGTCGGCGACCTGCTGCACCACTACCCGCGACGGTACGAGGAGCGGGGACGGCTCACCCCGCTCTCCGACCTCCCGCTGGACGAACACGTCACGGTGGTCGCCCAGGTCGCCGATGCCCGGGTGCTGGGCTTCAACAACGGCCGCGGCAAACGCCTGGAGGTCACCCTCACCGACGGCAGCGGCCGGCTCCAGCTCGTCTTCTTCGGCCACGGGGTGCACAAGCCGCACCAGGAACTCCTCCCCGGCCGACGGGCGATGTTCGCGGGCAAGGTCGGCGTCTTCAACCGCAAGACCCAGCTCGCCCACCCCACGTACCAACTGCTCGACACCGAGGCCGGTTCGGCGGACGGGGAAGCGGGCGTGCGCGAGGCCGTCGACGCCTTCGCCGGACGCCTGCTGCCCCTCTACCCCGCCTGCAAGCAGCTCGACTCCTGGCGCATCGCCAAGGCCGTGGACACCGTGCTGCCCAGCGCCCAGGAGGCCGTCGACCCGCTGCCCGCCGCGCTGCGGGAAGGGCGCGGATTCGTCTCGCTGCCGGAAGCCTTGGTCAAGGTGCACCGGCCGCAGACCAAGGCGGACATCGAGGACGCCAGGGAGCGGCTCAAGTGGGACGAGGCGTTCGTCCTCCAGGTCGCGCTCGCCCGCCGCCGGTACGCCGACACCCAGCTCCCCGCCGTCGCCCGCCGCCCGGCCCCCGACGGGCTGCTCGACGCCTTCGACGCCCGGCTGCCGTTCACCCTCACCGAGGGCCAGACGAAGGTGTCCGCCGAGATCTTCGGCGACCTCGCCACCGAACACCCCATGCACCGGCTGCTCCAGGGCGAGGTCGGCTCCGGCAAGACCATGGTGGCCCTGCGCGCGATGCTCGCCGTCGTGGACAGCGGCGGCCAGGCCGCGATGCTCGCCCCCACCGAGGTGCTCGCCCAGCAGCACCACCGCTCCATCACCGAGATGATGGGCGACCTCGCCGAAGGCGGGATGCTCGGGGGCTCCTCGCTCGGCACGAAGGTCGTCCTGCTCACCGGCTCCATGGGGACGGCGGCCCGCCGCCGGGCGCTGCTGGACCTGACCACCGGCGAGGCCGGACTGGTCATCGGCACCCACGCGCTGATCGAGGACAAGGTCTCCTTCCACGACCTCGGGCTGGTCGTCGTCGACGAGCAGCACCGCTTCGGGGTGGAACAGCGCGACGCCCTGCGCTCCAAGGGCAAGCAGCCGCCCCACCTGCTGGTGATGACCGCCACACCCATCCCGCGCACCGTCGCGATGACGGTCTTCGGCGACCTGGAGACGTCCGTCCTGGACCAGCTCCCCGCCGGGCGCTCGCCGATCGCCACCCACGTGGTGCCCGCCACCGACAAACCGCACTTCCTCGCCCGCGCCTGGGAGCGGGTCCGCGAGGAGGTGGAGGGCGGCCACCAGGCGTACGTCGTCTGCCCCCGGATCGGCGACGACGCCGAGGAGACGGCCGGGGGCAAGGGGGCGGCGAAGGGCTCGAAGTCCGCCGCGAAGTCCCCGGCCGGGGCCGAGGAGCCGGACGGCCCGGACGCGCCGAGCCCCACCGACGGCGACAAGCGGCCGCCGCTCGCCGTGCTCGACATCGCGGCCCGGCTGACCGCCGGACCGCTCGCGGGGCTCCGGATCGAGGTGCTGCACGGCCGGATGAACCCGGACGACAAGGACGACGTGATGCGGCGGTTCGCCGCGGGCCAGGTCGACGTGCTGGTGGCCACCACCGTGATCGAGGTCGGGGTGAACGTCCCCAACGCCACCGCGATGGTGATCATGGACGCGGACCGGTTCGGCGTCTCCCAGCTGCACCAGCTGCGCGGCCGGGTCGGCCGCGGCTCCGCCCCCGGGCTCTGCCTGCTGGTCAGCGAGGCCCACGAGGCGAGCCCGGCCCGCGCCCGGCTCGGAGCGGTCGCCGCCACCCTGGACGGCTTCGAACTCTCCCGGATCGACCTCGAACAGCGCCGCGAGGGCGATGTCCTCGGCCAGGCCCAGTCCGGGGTCCGCTCCTCGCTGCGGATGCTCACCGTCATCGACGACGAGGAGATCATCACCGCCGCACGCGCCGAGGCCACCAGGATCGTCGCCGCAGACCCGGAGCTGACCGGCCACCCGGAGCTGCGGACCGCCCTGGACGCCTTGCTGGACAAGGACCGCGAGGAGTTCCTCGACAAGGGGTGACCACCTCATCGACCAGGAGTGCCCGGGTCCGCCCGGCCCGCGCCGCCCGCACGCCATATCGTGGGACCAGGTTCTTCCGTGCGGACCGGGCCGGCCGGCCCGGCCCGAGCCGCACGGACGACCCCAGAGGCCCGCGACCCCCGCGCGCCCTCCCGCGACCCGAGGACCGACTCCCATGACCCGCGTGATCGCCGGCTCGGCCGGCGGACGCCGCCTGGCCGTACCGCCCGGCAACGGCACCCGCCCCACCTCCGACCGTGCGCGCGAGGGCCTCTTCTCGACCTGGGAAGCGCTGCTCGGCACGCTCGACGGCATCCGGATCGCCGATCTGTACGCGGGCTCCGGCGCGGTCGGCCTCGAAGCGCTCTCCCGGGGCGCGGTCCACGTGCTGCTCGTGGAGGCCGACCCGAAGGCCGTCCGTACCGTCCGTGAGAACGCCCGCGCCGTCGGCCTGCCCGGCGCCGAGGTCCGTACCGGCAAGGCCGAACAGACCGTGTCCGGACCGGCTCCCGCCGACCCGTACGACGTGGTCTTCCTGGACCCGCCCTACGTCGTCACCGACGACGATCTCCGGGAGATCCTGCTCACACTCCGCTCGCGGGGCTGGCTTGGCGAGGGCGCACTCGTCACCGTGGAACGAGCCACCAGAGGCGGGGAATTCGGCTGGCCGGAGGGTTTCGAGCCGTTGAGGTCCCGTCGTTACGGCGAAGCGACCCTTTGGTACGGTCGCGCCGCCTCCACGTGCGAAGACGCACGATGACCGGACCCGGGAGCGAGGGAATCACGTTGCGCCGCGCCGTCTGTCCGGGGTCGTTCGACCCCATCACCAACGGACATCTCGACATCATTGGCCGAGCCTCGAAGCTGTACGACGTCGTACACGTCGCGGTGATGATCAACCAGTCCAAGAAAGGGCTGTTCACCGTCGACGAGCGGATCGAGCTGATCCGCGAAGTCACCTCCGACTTCGGCAACGTCGAGGTCGAGGCCTTCCACGGCCTGCTGGTCGACTTCTGCAAGCAGCGGGAGATCCCGGCCATCGTGAAGGGGCTCAGGGCGGTCAGCGACTTCGACTACGAACTGCAGATGGCCCAGATGAACAACGGCCTCTCCGGTGTCGAGACGCTCTTCGTCCCCACCAACCCCACCTACAGTTTCCTGTCGTCCTCGCTGGTCAAGGAGGTCGCGACCTGGGGCGGAGACGTCTCCCACCTGCTGCCGCCGACCGTCCACGCCGCGCTCCAGCAGCGGCTGGAGCGGCACTGAGGGCAGTCCCGCGATCCCTGGTGGGTGCGCGACGACAGCTGCGGGACGGCCCTCGGGCGTCTGAGCGACCGTCACCCGGTGTCGGACGGGAGCCGACTGGCCTTACAGTCGTCCCGTCCGTCTCCAACAGCGGCAGAGAGTGGCGAGCACACGGTGGACGTGCAGAAGAAGCTCGACGAGATCGTCGAGGCGGTCGGGAACGCCCGGTCCATGCCCATGTCGGCCTCGTGCGTGATCAACCGCGCCGATCTGCTCGGGATGCTCGAAGAGCTCCGCGAAGCACTGCCCGGCTCGCTCGCGCACGCCGAGGAGGTCATCGGCGGCAGTGAGCAGCTCGTCGACCGGGCCCGCCAGGAGGCGGAGCGGATCATCGAGTCCGCCCACGCCGAGCGCGGCTCGCTCGTCTCCGGCACCGAGATCGTCGTACGGGCCCAGGCCGAGGCCGACCGCGTCCTGGCCGAGGCCCGCCGCGAGGCCGCCGAGGTCAAGGCGGAGGCCGACGAGTACGTCGACAGCAAGCTCGCCAACTTCGAGGTCGTCCTCACCAAGACCATCGGTTCCGTGGACCGGGGCCGGGAGAAGCTGCTCGGCCGCAGCCAGGGCCTGGACGAGCA includes the following:
- the cofC gene encoding 2-phospho-L-lactate guanylyltransferase, producing MATNTDPVGRWSLVVPLKPLAYAKSRLRDALGEGLRPRLALAFAEDTVAAALSCPDVRDVVVVTDDTVAGDSLAALGARVVPDFPAAGLNAALAYGAGLVRAVRPSAAVAALNADLPALRASELSQVLEFSSGFPRAFLSDAAGIGTTFLSAAPGVELRPAFGGPSRERHLASGAREVPAAGLDSVRRDVDTGDDLRVALTLGVGPRTAELRDTVRLGAVPRSAGPAPTGR
- a CDS encoding 1-acyl-sn-glycerol-3-phosphate acyltransferase; translation: MSRRRIGFWYRLAAVIAKPPLLLLFKREWRGMENIPADGGFITAVNHNSYVDPLSYGHFQYNTGRVPRFLAKAALFRAPFVGMMLRGTGQIPVYRETTDALNAFRAAVAAIENGECVAFYPEGTLTRDPDMWPMNGKTGAARVALMTRAPVVPVAQWGANLAMPPYAKENKYRFFPRKTLQVQAGPPVDLSRFYDAEPTPEVLRQVTEVIMAAITEQLETVRGEKAPAEPYDHRKARAEQRRAAEEKGSQ
- a CDS encoding NAD(P)H-dependent glycerol-3-phosphate dehydrogenase, with protein sequence MTEPRKVAVFGAGSWGTAFAVILGDAGCDVTVWARRAEVAESINTTRTNPGYLPGAELPTSVRATTDPAEALRGAEFAVLVVPSQTLRANLAEWAPHLEPDTVLVSLMKGVELGSAKLMSEVIADVTKVSADRIAVVTGPNLAGEIAARRPAAAVVACRDESVAQRLQAVCHTPYFRPYTNTDVVGCELGGAVKNVIGLAVGIADGMGLGDNAKGSLITRGLAETTRLGLAMGADPLTFSGLAGLGDLVATCSSPLSRNHGFGTNLGRGMTLQEAIAATSQTAEGVKSCESVLDLARRHGVDMPITETVVEIVHEGKPPAVAVKELMSRSAKPERR
- a CDS encoding D-alanine--D-alanine ligase family protein; amino-acid sequence: MSSENLPQSPERPESPEQQRRKPRVAVVFGGRSSEHGISVVTAGAVMKAIDRSVYDVLPIGITKDGRWALTGDDPARMAITDRQVPDVDALAESEKGGVVLSVDPGSREVVLNEPGSVPRALGEVDVVFPVLHGPYGEDGTLQGLLELSGVPYVGAGVLASAVGQDKEYMKRVFISFGLPVGPYLVVRPREWENDPSAARKRIVDFAGEHGWPLFVKPARGGSSVGISKVDDIGGLEAAIEEARRHDPKFLVESLLSGREIECGVLEFEDGPRASVPAEIPPVTAHDFYDFEAKYIDAADALVPAPLTPEQTAEVQRLAVDAFESVSCEGLVRADFFLTDDGEFVINEINTLPGFTPISMFPRMWQESGVGYPELVDRLIQAALTRSTGLR
- a CDS encoding DUF3515 domain-containing protein, whose amino-acid sequence is MTSSRLRSLRPSFLVPSAAALLLAAGCSGGSQPSVAVPTPSRDAVPYCSALDKALPKTVAGMERDDPAPESELTAGWGDGAIVLRCGVPRPAAMADAASKGIDADGVNWLLEQRPDEGPRFTTTYRKAYVEVTLGTEFAHDASPLAEFAKAVRETVPDSL
- a CDS encoding Lrp/AsnC ligand binding domain-containing protein, encoding MVQAYILIQTEVGKASIVAETIAKLPGVIQAEDVTGPYDVIVRAQAETVDEIGRMVVARVQQVEGITRTLTCPVVHL
- a CDS encoding thiamine-phosphate kinase: MKGTVGELGEFGLIRELTARLTTTPAVRLGPGDDAAVVAAPDRRVVASTDVLIEGRHFRRDWSTAYDVGRKAAAQNLADIAAMGAVPTALLLGLVVPASLPVTWATELMDGLRDECQVAGAAVVGGDVVGGDTITVAITALGDLRNHEPVTRSGARPGDVVAVTGWLGWSAAGFAVLSRGFRSPRAFVEAHRRPEPPYHAGPAAAGLGATAMTDVSDGLVADLGHIAEASKVRIDLRSGLIDIPSQMSDIGQAVGVDPLQWVLTGGEDHAIVATFPPDVKLPARWKVIGEVLNPSALPQVTVDGAPWTSRGGWDHFGEAEDTP